A single genomic interval of Pseudomonadota bacterium harbors:
- the secE gene encoding preprotein translocase subunit SecE — protein sequence MDFKDKLDKIKEYFREVYLETKRVTWPSKNDAIKGTYIVLITVVIASIFLGIVDVGLAKIIQVLLRG from the coding sequence ATGGATTTTAAAGATAAGCTGGATAAGATTAAGGAATATTTCAGAGAGGTATATCTAGAGACGAAAAGGGTCACCTGGCCATCAAAAAATGATGCCATAAAAGGGACTTATATCGTTCTGATAACAGTTGTGATAGCATCAATATTCCTTGGGATTGTGGACGTGGGATTGGCTAAGATCATACAGGTATTATTACGTGGATAA
- the nusG gene encoding transcription termination/antitermination protein NusG: MEKKWYVVHTYSGYEQKVRENLEDNIKNSKMDDYFGDIIVPSEIIMERIKGQVKKTQRTVFPGYIIVNMLMNNDTWYLVRNTPKVTGFVGYDKMNPPPLPEKEVDEILFAIQEGKGKIKPKIRFEKGDNIKVTEGPFTNFTGSVEEIKPEKGKVKVLLNIFGRTTPVELDFIQIEKT, translated from the coding sequence ATGGAAAAGAAATGGTACGTAGTCCATACGTATTCAGGTTATGAACAGAAGGTAAGAGAGAATCTTGAAGATAACATAAAAAACAGTAAAATGGATGATTATTTCGGCGACATTATCGTTCCTTCAGAGATAATCATGGAGCGGATAAAAGGCCAGGTAAAGAAAACCCAGAGAACGGTTTTCCCGGGTTATATTATTGTGAACATGTTGATGAATAATGATACATGGTACCTTGTAAGAAACACACCAAAGGTAACCGGTTTTGTAGGGTATGACAAAATGAACCCTCCTCCCTTACCGGAGAAAGAGGTAGACGAAATTCTCTTTGCGATTCAGGAAGGGAAAGGGAAAATCAAACCAAAGATACGATTTGAGAAAGGTGATAATATTAAGGTCACTGAAGGGCCTTTTACCAATTTTACAGGAAGCGTTGAGGAGATAAAACCCGAAAAGGGGAAGGTGAAGGTACTTCTCAATATTTTTGGCAGGACCACACCTGTGGAGCTGGATTTTATTCAGATAGAGAAAACGTAA
- the rplK gene encoding 50S ribosomal protein L11, translating into MAKKVVAMVKLQLQAGQATPSPPVGPALGQHGVNIMEFCKAFNERTKGQEGTIIPALITIFSDRTFTFITKTPPATFLIKRSAKLAKGANNPKKEVAGSITKSQIKEIAQLKMQDLNAKDMEGAIKIIEGSTRSMGIEVVEG; encoded by the coding sequence ATGGCAAAAAAAGTTGTGGCTATGGTGAAATTGCAGTTACAAGCCGGTCAGGCTACCCCGTCACCCCCTGTTGGGCCGGCCCTCGGCCAGCATGGTGTTAATATAATGGAGTTTTGCAAGGCCTTTAATGAGAGGACAAAGGGTCAGGAAGGCACAATAATCCCAGCTCTGATCACTATCTTTTCGGACAGAACATTCACTTTTATAACGAAAACACCCCCTGCAACTTTTTTAATTAAAAGGTCGGCAAAGTTGGCAAAAGGTGCCAATAATCCAAAGAAAGAGGTTGCCGGAAGCATAACAAAATCACAGATCAAAGAAATTGCGCAACTCAAGATGCAGGACCTCAATGCGAAAGATATGGAAGGTGCAATAAAGATCATAGAAGGCAGTACGCGGAGCATGGGTATCGAAGTAGTAGAGGGGTAA
- the rplA gene encoding 50S ribosomal protein L1, with translation MAKKAKKYAEARNKIDREKLYDMEEALGILPQVTYAKFDETVEVALRLGVDPRHADQMVRGSVALPNGLGKQVKVLVFAKGQKEKEAQEAGADYVGAEDFIEKIQKGWLDFDKTIATPDIMGAVSKLGKILGPRGLMPNPKVGTVTFDIAKTVKEMKAGRVEFRVDKAGNLHVPVGKISFGKEKILGNINSLLETVIRLKPSSSKGTYIKGMAVCTTMSPGIKIDPIYVRNLTK, from the coding sequence ATGGCAAAAAAAGCAAAAAAATATGCTGAGGCAAGAAATAAGATAGACAGGGAAAAGCTTTACGACATGGAAGAAGCCCTTGGTATTCTACCTCAAGTTACCTATGCAAAGTTTGATGAAACCGTAGAAGTGGCACTGAGGCTTGGTGTTGACCCGAGACATGCCGATCAGATGGTGAGAGGGAGTGTTGCGCTACCAAACGGGTTGGGTAAACAGGTAAAAGTGCTTGTTTTCGCAAAAGGACAGAAGGAAAAAGAGGCGCAGGAAGCTGGTGCGGACTATGTTGGTGCTGAAGACTTTATTGAGAAGATACAAAAAGGATGGCTGGATTTTGATAAGACCATCGCTACCCCCGATATAATGGGGGCGGTTAGTAAACTTGGAAAAATACTGGGCCCGAGGGGTCTCATGCCGAACCCTAAGGTTGGAACCGTTACTTTTGATATTGCCAAAACCGTGAAAGAGATGAAGGCAGGAAGAGTTGAATTCAGGGTAGATAAGGCAGGAAACCTGCATGTCCCGGTCGGCAAAATAAGTTTTGGCAAGGAAAAGATACTGGGAAATATCAATTCACTCCTCGAAACCGTTATCAGATTGAAACCATCTTCAAGCAAAGGCACTTATATAAAAGGGATGGCCGTTTGCACAACAATGAGTCCCGGGATAAAAATTGACCCGATTTATGTGAGGAATTTAACCAAATAG
- the rplJ gene encoding 50S ribosomal protein L10 has protein sequence MERAKKKTVVAELGEKLKRMNSMFLAEYSGLNVAQITRLRKELRNVDVEFSVVKNSLLKIASGGTKAEAIRDKFIGPNAIVCIYKDPISAAKVLAGLAKDIPLLKLKAGFLGTQILNAEEILKLATVPSKEILIARLMGLLQGTTQRLLYVLSGNVSKLMMTLNAIKMQKEQA, from the coding sequence TTGGAACGAGCGAAAAAAAAGACAGTAGTTGCGGAATTGGGTGAAAAACTCAAACGGATGAATTCCATGTTCCTCGCGGAATACAGCGGTCTGAATGTGGCTCAAATCACGCGCTTAAGAAAAGAATTGAGAAATGTGGATGTTGAGTTCAGCGTAGTGAAAAACAGCCTTTTGAAAATCGCGTCGGGAGGAACAAAAGCAGAAGCAATACGGGACAAGTTTATAGGTCCAAATGCAATTGTCTGTATTTACAAGGACCCTATAAGCGCTGCCAAGGTGTTGGCAGGTTTGGCTAAAGATATACCCCTGCTAAAGCTTAAGGCAGGTTTTCTGGGTACCCAGATCTTAAATGCCGAAGAGATACTCAAGCTTGCTACGGTACCTTCAAAAGAGATACTTATTGCAAGGCTTATGGGTTTACTCCAGGGGACGACCCAGAGACTTCTGTATGTGCTTTCTGGAAATGTAAGCAAGCTGATGATGACATTAAATGCTATTAAAATGCAAAAAGAACAAGCCTGA
- the rplL gene encoding 50S ribosomal protein L7/L12 produces MSVTKEDVIQFIENMTVLELSEFIKALEDKFGVQAAMPMMAAQAGGQAAPAQEAAPVEEKTEFNVILTGYEAEKKIQVIKVVRAITSLGLKEAKDLVEGVPKPVKEGVSKDEAANIKKQLEEVSAQVKVE; encoded by the coding sequence ATGAGCGTTACAAAAGAAGACGTGATACAGTTTATTGAGAACATGACAGTTCTTGAACTCTCTGAGTTTATTAAAGCCCTTGAGGACAAATTTGGCGTCCAGGCAGCGATGCCCATGATGGCTGCTCAGGCAGGCGGCCAGGCGGCACCGGCCCAGGAAGCGGCACCAGTTGAGGAAAAAACAGAATTTAATGTAATTCTCACTGGATATGAAGCAGAGAAGAAGATACAGGTAATAAAAGTAGTCAGGGCCATCACAAGCCTTGGTCTCAAGGAAGCGAAAGACCTTGTTGAAGGCGTACCAAAACCAGTTAAGGAAGGTGTTTCTAAGGACGAGGCCGCAAATATCAAAAAACAACTCGAAGAAGTAAGCGCACAGGTAAAAGTAGAGTAA